Within the Bacillus spongiae genome, the region TATTATTTTATAAAACTATATTTAATGATAAATATTTATTGTTAATCAATAAATTATCCGCTACAATATAATTATTAAAAAGAGAGGTGTAAAATTTCATGAGACTTGAACCAACAACAACATTTTTAAAAACAGCGATTTGCCTAATCGGTTTGGTCATACTTGCTCTGTTTCTTTTTTGGTTACCTTGGTTAGCTAATCTGTCAGTAGAAATGTATCCAGAATATTCTTATTTGCAATACCCAGTCTTAATCGGCATGTATACTACTTCGATTCCGTTTTTCTTTGCATTGTATCAAGCTTTTCAAATTTTAAGCTACATTACGAAAAATAATGCTTTCTCAAACCTGTCAGTAAAAGCATTAAAGCATATAAAATACTGTGCTATTGCCATTAGTATAATATATGTAATAGGAAGTCTGTTTCTGTTATCACAAAGTGCATTACACCCTGGAATAGCCCTCATGGGATTGACCATCATTTTTGCTTCCGCTGTTATTGCTGTGTTTGCTGCGGTTCTACAAAAATTATTAAAAAATGCCATCGAAATAAAATTAGAAAATGAGTTAACGGTTTGAGGTGAAAACATTGGCAATTATCATTAATATTGATGTAATGTTAGCTAAAAGAAAAATGAGTGTTACTGAACTATCTGAAAGAGTTGGAATTACAATGGCTAACCTTTCTATTTTGAAGAATGGGAAGGCTAAGGCAGTGCGCTTTTCAACTTTAGAAGCTATTTGTAAAGCCCTAGACTGTCAGCCTGGGGATATACTTGAATATCAAAACGAAACGGAAAAGTAAAACTCACCGTTTAAATAAAATAAATAACCTTCCAATCCTTGCATTCGGAAGGTTATTTGTCTTTGACCATTCGTATACCATACATAATTATATGGTTATTTTTAGCTGGAATTATTGAATGCAAAGGAGTTTCTATAGACATAGGGTTATAAAACTTATTAAATCGTTATCACAACACTTCCCTTTTTTTGTCCTGACTCAACATACTTATGAGCATCGACAGTTTGTTCTAAAGGAAAGGATTTATCTATGACGGATTTTATCTTTCGCTTTTCAATAAGCTCCTTTAGAAAAATTAAATCCTCTGTCTTTTCATTTGACAACGCACAGATTACTTTCTTACGGCTGAACATTGAAGTCCACAGCATTTGAAAAAGCTGCTTTACCTTAAAGCTGGCTAAAAGATATTGTCCATTTTGTTTTAGTGAATCTTTACACTCAATAAACGAACTCTTGCCTAATATGTCAAAAATAAGATCGTAAGTTTCGCCACTTTGAGTAAAATCATCTTTAGTGTAATCGATGACCTTATCAGCACCTAGAGATTTCACCATTTCTACTCTCCGAGTACTACATACTCCCGTAACTTCTGCCCCAAAGTACTTTGCAAGCTGTACTGCAGCTGATCCTATTCCCCCTGATGCACCATTGATAAGAACTTTTTGTCCACTACGAACATCTATTCTTCTAAGTAAATTCAACGCCGTCATGGCACCATAAGGGACGACAGCAGCTTCCTCATAAGTCATGTTTGTTGGTTTTGTTGCTAGCTTCTCTTTTCCTGTTATACAAATATACTCTGCATAAGCACCCATCTGTTGACCGAGATACCCAAAAACCTGGTCTCCTTGCTTAAATGTTTTGACATCTTTTCCTACTAATTCAATCTGTCCAGTAAACTCACTTCCAAGAGTAGTTATCTTTGGCTTCCTAAATCCAAAAAATATTTTTGCGAAGAGCCAGAAGAGCAATGGCATATTAAATTTACGAGGGGAGATTCCCTTGAAATTTCGCGTTAATATATCTCCGTAATTTACAGATGTTGCATAGATTCGAATTAAGATTTCGTTGTCCTTTGGAATAGGTTTATTCACATCTTTTAGAACCAAAACATCCGGTGAACCGTATTTTTCATATACTACCGTTTTTATTTCTAATCATCCCCTTTAATACATCAAAATGTAATGTCTACCTTATTAAATTTGAGCATTCTATATTATTCAAATCCTTACGATAATATTCTGTGAATGACTAGTTCGTAATCCTCATTCTTTCAACTTACTAGCGATTACCTCGAGTCTATTATTCTCAATGCCCACTCTCGAAAAATTTCTCATTTATTTATATCATTTACCCACAATTTATATTACCCTATTAACAAGTTAATCCAATGAAATATAATAGTATGATAAACGTTGAAAACTTATTGAATTTTCACTCTACCAGTGAAATATATGGTAAAATTATCTTTTATAGGAAACTCTATACTGAAAGGTGAATTCAATCATGATATCACGACAAAAATATAAAAAGCTGAAAAGAAAAAGAAAGACAAAATGGATAAAACGATTTCTTATTGGTGCATTATTATCTCTTTCACTCATTGCTGGATATGTTTTTTTTCAGTACCAAAAAGGGGTTAAACAAG harbors:
- a CDS encoding DUF2975 domain-containing protein; the encoded protein is MRLEPTTTFLKTAICLIGLVILALFLFWLPWLANLSVEMYPEYSYLQYPVLIGMYTTSIPFFFALYQAFQILSYITKNNAFSNLSVKALKHIKYCAIAISIIYVIGSLFLLSQSALHPGIALMGLTIIFASAVIAVFAAVLQKLLKNAIEIKLENELTV
- a CDS encoding helix-turn-helix transcriptional regulator, whose protein sequence is MAIIINIDVMLAKRKMSVTELSERVGITMANLSILKNGKAKAVRFSTLEAICKALDCQPGDILEYQNETEK
- a CDS encoding NAD(P)-dependent alcohol dehydrogenase, encoding MKTVVYEKYGSPDVLVLKDVNKPIPKDNEILIRIYATSVNYGDILTRNFKGISPRKFNMPLLFWLFAKIFFGFRKPKITTLGSEFTGQIELVGKDVKTFKQGDQVFGYLGQQMGAYAEYICITGKEKLATKPTNMTYEEAAVVPYGAMTALNLLRRIDVRSGQKVLINGASGGIGSAAVQLAKYFGAEVTGVCSTRRVEMVKSLGADKVIDYTKDDFTQSGETYDLIFDILGKSSFIECKDSLKQNGQYLLASFKVKQLFQMLWTSMFSRKKVICALSNEKTEDLIFLKELIEKRKIKSVIDKSFPLEQTVDAHKYVESGQKKGSVVITI